Within the Flavobacterium sp. 9R genome, the region GCTGGCCTTTTCGAAGTAGGATTTACCACTTGTTTAGGCAAAGCCAAAGAAACACAAGGCACCGAAGCTACCTACTGGTTTCTCGGTTTTTTGGCCTGTCTCACCATCAGTATGTCCTTAGTTTACAAGGTCACACAAACCCTCCCCATCGGAACCGCTTATGCCGTTTGGACAGGAATAGGCGCTGCAGGAACCGTTCTCGTCGGACTTTTGGTCTTCAAAGAACCTGCTACTTTTTGGCGTATTTTCTTCCTGCTTACCCTCATTGCCTCTATTATCGGACTAAAAATGGTTTCCGAACATTGAGTTAAATTGGGGCGTGCCACCATAAAACAAAGAGAGCCATTCAACTAACTATTGAATGGCTCTCTTTGTTTTATGTTGTCGGGCTCTACGCTATATCTCTTGGGGCGAACCCCGCCCCAAGAGGATGCCGCTTCTATCCCTCACGCAAAACTTTGCAAATTATCAAAATCCCAAATT harbors:
- a CDS encoding multidrug efflux SMR transporter, which codes for MNWILLLIAGLFEVGFTTCLGKAKETQGTEATYWFLGFLACLTISMSLVYKVTQTLPIGTAYAVWTGIGAAGTVLVGLLVFKEPATFWRIFFLLTLIASIIGLKMVSEH